From Salvelinus sp. IW2-2015 linkage group LG18, ASM291031v2, whole genome shotgun sequence, a single genomic window includes:
- the metrn gene encoding meteorin translates to MAISWIYKVWILLLPIFDSAVSSYSEDQCSWRGSGLSQQPGSVEQISLHCSEGALDWLYPKGALRLTLSPRLTSAAVGPGGSSSGLITACVKPSEHFHGAQLYLERDGVLELLVGDRLETSPPPRVRCFSRLPGEKVALFLQATPHQDISRRIASFRYELRGDWTARLSLDSNPIISNEGACRPCNNTELLMAVCTSDFVVRGNIKAVDEDSELRAAVIKVSTTRVFRQKYTLFTGTGRLTRTGEIRTLLQCGVRPGVGSFLFTGRVHFGEAWLGCAPRYKDFLQAYAQAKLAQQLPCEMAVD, encoded by the exons ATGGCTATTTCTTGGATTTACAAAGTTTGGATCCTGCTACTACCCATTTTTGATAGCGCGGTGTCCAGTTATTCCGAAGACCAATGCAGCTGGCGAGGGAG TGGTCTGTCCCAGCAGCCAGGCAGTGTGGAGCAGATCTCCCTCCACTGCTCGGAGGGTGCTCTGGACTGGCTCTACCCTAAGGGGGCGCTTCGCCTCACCCTGTCCCCCAGGTTGACTTCTGCGGCGGTGGGGCCGGGGGGCAGCAGCTCAGGCCTGATCACGGCCTGCGTCAAGCCCTCGGAGCACTTCCACGGGGCCCAGCTCTACTTGGAGAGAGACGGGGTCCTGGAGCTCCTGGTAGGGGACCGTCTGGAGACGTCTCCCCCACCCCGGGTGCGCTGCTTCAGCCGCTTGCCCGGCGAGAAGGTAGCCCTCTTCCTCCAGGCCACGCCTCACCAGGACATCAGCCGCCGCATTGCATCGTTCCGCTATGAGCTGCGAGGTGATTGGACGGCACGCCTGTCACTCGACTCGAACCCCATCATCAGTAATGAAG GTGCCTGCAGACCCTGTAACAACACAGAGCTCCTTATGGCCGTCTGCACCAGTGACTTTG TGGTGCGTGGTAACATCAAGGCAGTGGATGAGGACAGTGAGCTACGGGCGGCTGTAATCAAAGTCAGCACCACCCGAGTATTCCGCCAGAAATACACCCTGTTTACCGGCACCGGCCGTTTGACCCGCACGGGCGAGATCAGGACCCTGCTGCAGTGCGGCGTCCGGCCCGGGGTAGGCAGCTTCCTCTTCACCGGCCGTGTCCACTTCGGCGAGGCATGGTTGGGCTGCGCCCCCCGCTACAAGGACTTCCTCCAGGCCTACGCTCAGGCCAAGTTGGCCCAGCAGCTACCCTGTGAAATGGCTGTGGACTGA